Proteins encoded within one genomic window of Anopheles gambiae chromosome 3, idAnoGambNW_F1_1, whole genome shotgun sequence:
- the LOC133392677 gene encoding CXXC-type zinc finger protein 1-like, protein MPKPKFDCVGCERENAVSDMVLCDACSKWWHFDCAGVSKEVKYVKWVCERCESGEKDEAAKVKDHEMSGKPSRATRGKAQSQDGDTSKTRLEKPVEVPLQQKPADQELASSKVSLVATPDIVMAQRSVRSETGTAPTNTEHVEKNRKAPSMIEEWWDAVFGIIHCSIKNHPLPRQVRSVMLT, encoded by the exons ATGCCGAAGCCAAAGTTCGACTGTGTCGGTTGTGAACGCGAAAACGCGGTATCGGATATGGTGCTATGTGACGCGTGCTCTAAGTGGTGGCACTTCGATTGCGCTGGTGTTTCCAAGGAGGTGAAGTACGTGAAGTGGGTGTGTGAACGGTGTGAAAGCGGCGAAAAGGACGAGGCAGCCAAGGTGAAAGACCACGAGATGAGTGGCAAACCTAGTAGGGCTACTCGTGGGAAGGCCCAATCTCAGGATGGCGATACATCCAAAACCCGTTTAGAGAAACCCGTAGAAGTACCTTTGCAGCAGAAACCAGCGGACCAAGAGTTAGCCTCATCAAAAGTGTCCTTAGTCGCAACTCCGGACATAGTTATGGCTCAGCGAAGCGTTAGGAGCGAAACGGGTACTGCGCCGACAAATACGGAGCATGTGGAAAAGAACAGAAAGGCGCCCAGTATGATCGAAG AGTGGTGGGATGCGGTATTCGGCATCATACACTGCTCCATCAAGAACCATCCGCTTCCACGTCAAGTGCGCAGTGTTATGCTCACGTAG